In Verrucomicrobiota bacterium, the following are encoded in one genomic region:
- a CDS encoding DUF485 domain-containing protein, producing MHSPEPPPGDKIHSETFLHSLMRKQLRLSVACAAAFLAGLMALPLLNYFAPELMAARVFGFTLSWLILGVLFFPYVWLVSWIFIRKSIALEESEVAEVQESNTREGGSR from the coding sequence ATGCATTCCCCGGAACCGCCTCCTGGCGACAAGATTCATAGCGAAACGTTCCTGCACAGCCTGATGCGCAAGCAGCTTCGATTGTCGGTCGCCTGCGCCGCCGCTTTCCTGGCCGGACTCATGGCCCTGCCGTTGCTGAATTATTTCGCCCCCGAGTTGATGGCCGCGCGAGTTTTTGGCTTCACCCTGAGCTGGCTGATTCTGGGCGTGCTCTTTTTTCCCTATGTCTGGCTCGTTTCCTGGATCTTCATCCGCAAGTCCATTGCCCTCGAGGAGTCCGAAGTGGCGGAAGTCCAGGAAAGCAACACCCGGGAAGGCGGTTCACGATGA
- a CDS encoding isoaspartyl peptidase/L-asparaginase, which yields MLSFFIFVAAAAASVVALAQEQDVVLVIHGGAASREDALITPEWEQRARAGLKRAAEEGFAVYRRGGSSLDIIEASIRSMEDDPVFNAGKGAVYTLQGKNELDASIMEGRGLKAGAVAGVTHVKNPISAARAVMDKTKHVLLVSEGANTFARENGLEMVDPSYFRTEERWRELQEHLAKQKPRGNVDPPRSTHWSTVGAVARDAKGDLAAGTSTGGMAYKRYGRVGDSPMIGAGTYADNAAAGISATGHGEFFIRYAVTHDIVALMKYRNLSVQAAADEVIQGKLKPAGGMGGVICLDKNGRVASSFNTDGLFRAYVKRDGSITVKLFRE from the coding sequence ATGCTTTCCTTTTTCATCTTCGTGGCGGCCGCCGCGGCTTCGGTCGTGGCACTCGCGCAAGAGCAGGATGTGGTGTTGGTGATCCATGGCGGTGCTGCCTCGCGCGAGGACGCCCTCATCACTCCCGAGTGGGAACAGCGGGCCAGGGCGGGATTGAAGCGCGCCGCTGAGGAGGGATTCGCGGTCTACCGCCGGGGCGGATCAAGTTTGGATATCATCGAGGCCAGCATCCGCAGCATGGAAGATGATCCCGTGTTCAATGCCGGCAAGGGTGCGGTTTACACCTTGCAGGGAAAGAACGAGCTCGACGCCTCGATCATGGAAGGACGCGGACTGAAGGCTGGGGCCGTGGCGGGCGTGACCCACGTGAAGAATCCGATTTCGGCCGCGCGCGCGGTGATGGACAAGACCAAGCACGTTCTTTTGGTGAGCGAAGGCGCCAACACTTTTGCGCGCGAAAACGGTTTGGAGATGGTGGACCCTTCCTATTTTAGGACCGAGGAGCGCTGGCGGGAGTTGCAGGAGCATTTGGCGAAACAGAAGCCGCGGGGAAATGTGGATCCACCACGGTCCACGCATTGGTCCACGGTAGGCGCCGTGGCTCGCGACGCGAAGGGGGATCTGGCGGCCGGGACCTCGACCGGGGGCATGGCTTACAAACGATACGGTCGCGTGGGTGATTCGCCGATGATCGGTGCCGGGACCTACGCGGACAATGCGGCGGCCGGGATCTCCGCGACGGGACACGGGGAGTTTTTCATCCGTTACGCGGTGACCCACGACATCGTGGCCCTCATGAAGTATCGGAATCTCTCTGTCCAGGCAGCGGCGGACGAGGTGATTCAAGGCAAGCTCAAGCCGGCCGGAGGCATGGGCGGAGTCATTTGTCTGGACAAGAACGGGCGAGTCGCAAGTTCGTTCAACACGGACGGGCTCTTTCGAGCCTACGTGAAAAGGGACGGATCGATCACGGTGAAACTCTTTCGGGAATAG